Proteins encoded together in one Alteribacter keqinensis window:
- a CDS encoding PQQ-binding-like beta-propeller repeat protein: MKRGVFIFFGLCLMTACSSGTLLAKEETAYFSYAGDRADKADLTEREQLDKKEAEEVKEFTAFKVEHYDHSNISFDLKHNNESEHLYIKTDEVFPEDYTNVEGVLTFRGGPMRDQPAYGQLDTGVFGIEESWQYRTGFNSDWGGGAGWTGQPALVKWEKDVREMMNIYSPFINDEDFVEVIQGSLDGNVYFLDLETGKETRHPIEVGNPIKGSVSADSRGYPLLYVGDGVPYEDSFGLSIYSLIDGSLLHHISGRDGFAFREWGAFDSSALVNRKTDTLVVGGENGIFYKVKLNTLFDKDAGTVSVAPDELKLRYEVEGNDYQGIENSVAVYKNLAFFADNGGSIMAVNLQTMSPVWALPPLDDTDSTIVVEVVDDVPYLYTGTEVDNIGRDGDCHLRKINGMTGEVVWQKSYSAFYYPGVAGGVLATPVLGKQAIEDVVIFTIARHGGRYRGLMAALDKETGEEVWTRDMPFYAWSSPVDVYDKKGNAYLIQGDFNGDVTLLNGENGQMIDQVSLGVNIEASPAVYNNTVVLASRSGYIHGITIE; this comes from the coding sequence ATGAAAAGAGGGGTTTTCATCTTTTTTGGGCTGTGTTTAATGACGGCCTGCAGTTCAGGCACGTTATTAGCAAAGGAAGAAACTGCATACTTCAGTTACGCCGGTGACCGGGCTGATAAAGCGGATTTGACTGAAAGAGAGCAGCTGGATAAAAAAGAGGCAGAGGAAGTCAAAGAATTCACAGCTTTTAAAGTTGAACATTATGATCACAGCAATATTTCATTTGACCTTAAACATAACAATGAATCAGAGCATTTATACATAAAAACGGATGAAGTTTTCCCGGAGGATTATACAAATGTTGAAGGGGTCCTTACTTTTCGCGGCGGACCAATGCGGGATCAACCTGCTTACGGACAGTTGGACACCGGTGTTTTTGGAATTGAAGAGTCCTGGCAGTACCGGACAGGTTTTAACAGTGACTGGGGAGGGGGAGCAGGGTGGACAGGACAGCCGGCCCTAGTTAAATGGGAAAAAGACGTTCGGGAAATGATGAACATTTATTCTCCATTTATCAATGACGAAGATTTTGTTGAAGTGATTCAAGGATCTCTCGATGGGAACGTCTATTTTCTTGACTTGGAGACAGGAAAAGAGACAAGACATCCGATTGAAGTGGGAAATCCGATTAAAGGCAGCGTATCTGCTGACAGCCGGGGGTATCCCCTGTTATATGTGGGAGACGGCGTACCTTACGAGGACTCTTTCGGTCTTTCCATTTACAGCCTGATTGACGGCTCGTTGCTTCATCACATATCAGGACGTGATGGTTTTGCATTCAGGGAATGGGGGGCTTTTGACAGCTCAGCTCTCGTTAACCGTAAGACAGATACTCTCGTAGTAGGTGGGGAAAACGGTATCTTTTATAAAGTGAAGTTAAATACATTGTTTGATAAAGATGCCGGAACTGTTTCTGTTGCACCTGATGAACTGAAGCTTCGTTACGAAGTGGAAGGCAATGACTATCAGGGGATCGAAAACTCGGTTGCTGTCTACAAAAACCTTGCCTTCTTCGCCGACAATGGCGGATCCATCATGGCGGTGAACCTGCAGACCATGTCTCCTGTATGGGCACTCCCGCCGCTGGATGATACAGACTCCACTATTGTTGTTGAAGTAGTGGATGACGTGCCTTATCTTTATACAGGTACTGAAGTTGATAACATTGGCCGGGACGGTGACTGTCACCTAAGGAAAATTAACGGCATGACAGGTGAAGTGGTCTGGCAGAAAAGTTATTCGGCGTTCTATTATCCCGGTGTAGCCGGAGGGGTACTTGCAACACCTGTTCTCGGTAAACAGGCAATCGAAGACGTTGTTATCTTTACGATCGCAAGACACGGGGGACGGTACCGTGGTCTGATGGCTGCGCTGGACAAAGAAACGGGTGAAGAAGTTTGGACAAGGGATATGCCTTTTTATGCCTGGAGCTCGCCTGTTGATGTGTATGATAAAAAAGGAAATGCCTATCTCATTCAAGGTGATTTTAATGGGGATGTGACCCTTCTCAACGGGGAAAATGGTCAAATGATTGACCAGGTGAGCTTGGGTGTGAATATTGAAGCTTCACCGGCCGTTTATAATAACACTGTCGTACTGGCAAGCCGCAGCGGTTACATTCACGGGATAACAATCGAGTAA
- a CDS encoding GNAT family N-acetyltransferase has translation MKNHVYLECLSNVTSADLLDFEKVNRMFFDEIIPKRSDSDYDREPFEDTLSSFLQEIEQEKCFMFVVRKTEDKRIVGRVNLVNVNVSEDGVKKAEIGYRIGQKYKGKGYATLAVQLASRIAAAKDINLITAVTFTDNISSQVVLLKNGFHEAGLKKNALEFHGEWLDSIQFEKRLSKLSS, from the coding sequence GTGAAGAACCATGTCTATCTGGAATGTTTGTCAAATGTGACCTCTGCCGACCTTTTGGACTTCGAAAAGGTGAACAGAATGTTTTTTGATGAAATTATTCCGAAGCGCTCTGATTCCGATTACGACCGTGAACCCTTTGAAGATACCCTTTCTTCGTTTTTGCAGGAAATTGAACAGGAAAAGTGCTTTATGTTTGTAGTGAGGAAGACAGAGGATAAGAGGATTGTCGGAAGAGTCAACCTGGTTAATGTGAATGTATCAGAAGATGGTGTAAAAAAAGCAGAGATAGGCTACCGGATTGGGCAGAAATATAAAGGTAAAGGGTATGCGACCCTGGCTGTCCAGCTTGCCAGCCGGATTGCAGCGGCTAAGGATATTAATCTCATAACAGCCGTAACGTTTACTGATAATATCAGTTCTCAGGTTGTTCTTCTAAAGAACGGGTTTCATGAGGCCGGTTTAAAAAAGAATGCGCTTGAGTTTCACGGAGAGTGGCTTGATTCAATCCAGTTTGAAAAGAGGCTCTCAAAATTAAGTTCGTGA
- a CDS encoding SDR family oxidoreductase: protein MKIFVTGATGFVGSKLTEKLLEKGHHVYALVRSERKKKALLDKIPQSLMKRFNIVFGSLSDSSLNLDEDKVKELTEDKIDIVYHSAAYLSFDDRERETSFNINVEGTRNILDFAGTIGAKKFFHVSTAYTLGMKEYAKETLHDTNGAFVNSYEESKCHAEHLVYSYRDRLDVSIFRPSIIIGDSKTGEAETTFALYGMLRSFQLFKKRMERKIGEQSKRYTFLCDENTPSNFVPVDYVVNVLSTGADEAEKGEIYHITNSYELSNGAIFSIIKNALKLDNVVLKPKDYLPQLTAEELRWNEPLSVFQTYLSKNVAFDDSNTKAMLERVGEKPVYVNEELLTHMVMSYCHGAPVKA, encoded by the coding sequence ATGAAGATTTTTGTGACTGGAGCGACAGGCTTCGTTGGTTCAAAGCTTACAGAGAAGCTGCTGGAAAAAGGCCACCATGTATATGCCCTGGTCAGAAGCGAGCGGAAAAAGAAGGCGCTCTTGGATAAAATACCTCAAAGCCTTATGAAACGATTTAATATTGTTTTTGGAAGTCTTTCAGATTCCTCTCTTAATCTTGACGAAGATAAAGTAAAAGAGCTTACGGAAGACAAAATTGACATAGTCTACCACAGTGCTGCGTACCTCTCTTTTGATGACAGAGAGAGAGAAACGTCGTTTAACATTAATGTTGAGGGCACCAGAAATATTCTGGACTTCGCTGGAACAATCGGCGCAAAAAAATTCTTTCATGTAAGTACCGCTTATACACTCGGTATGAAAGAATACGCAAAAGAAACCCTTCATGATACGAACGGCGCATTTGTGAACAGTTATGAAGAAAGTAAATGTCATGCAGAGCATCTCGTATACTCCTACCGGGACAGACTGGATGTGAGTATTTTCCGTCCTTCTATTATAATCGGGGATTCAAAAACCGGAGAAGCGGAGACAACTTTTGCCCTTTACGGCATGCTGCGAAGCTTTCAATTGTTTAAAAAGCGGATGGAAAGAAAAATCGGCGAACAGAGCAAAAGATATACGTTTCTGTGTGATGAAAACACACCGTCCAACTTTGTCCCGGTTGATTACGTTGTAAATGTTCTCTCAACAGGAGCTGATGAAGCCGAAAAAGGTGAGATCTACCATATTACGAACAGTTATGAACTGTCCAATGGTGCGATTTTTTCCATCATTAAAAATGCCCTCAAGCTTGATAATGTCGTGTTAAAGCCAAAAGACTATCTGCCTCAGCTGACTGCAGAAGAACTTCGCTGGAATGAACCTTTAAGTGTCTTCCAGACATATTTGAGTAAAAACGTAGCCTTTGATGACAGCAATACGAAAGCCATGCTGGAGCGGGTTGGAGAAAAGCCTGTCTACGTAAATGAGGAACTGCTCACACACATGGTGATGAGCTACTGTCACGGTGCGCCGGTAAAAGCTTAA
- a CDS encoding alpha/beta fold hydrolase, producing MLLNFQTHYCDNNDEWIVLFHGLGGNHSIFYKQIEPFKKHFNLLCIDFPGHGESGSFDDPDYLTLTSEKVIELMNHLKIKTAHFVGVSLGTIVMQDISLRHGHRIRSMVLAGAASKFLKWGQILCKLTLAKPVRKVLPYMLPYSIFAFLLMPKKNHRKARTIFIREAFKLGKNDYLKWAHVAKYAYKTYDRLTLRKNVIPKLYISGSEDHMFLKGIQKFVKTEASSDLTIIPDCGHVCNIEKAETFNKKALAFLKDIRAIHQQQNRKVI from the coding sequence ATGCTATTAAACTTTCAAACACATTACTGTGACAACAATGATGAATGGATTGTCCTTTTCCACGGACTCGGGGGAAACCACTCGATCTTCTATAAACAGATTGAGCCATTCAAAAAACATTTTAATCTGCTATGTATTGATTTTCCCGGTCACGGGGAATCGGGGTCTTTTGACGATCCTGATTATCTGACGCTGACCAGTGAAAAAGTAATTGAACTGATGAACCACCTGAAAATTAAAACAGCACACTTTGTAGGGGTATCCCTTGGAACCATCGTCATGCAGGATATCTCCCTTCGGCACGGGCACCGTATCCGGTCCATGGTTCTTGCCGGCGCTGCTTCAAAATTTTTGAAGTGGGGACAAATTCTCTGCAAGCTGACACTTGCAAAGCCGGTTCGTAAGGTTTTGCCTTATATGCTTCCCTACTCTATCTTTGCATTTTTACTGATGCCAAAGAAAAACCACAGGAAAGCAAGGACAATCTTTATCAGGGAAGCTTTCAAACTCGGAAAGAATGACTACCTGAAATGGGCCCACGTAGCAAAATACGCCTACAAAACGTATGACAGACTCACCCTTAGAAAAAACGTAATACCTAAGCTGTATATCTCAGGTTCCGAGGATCACATGTTCCTAAAGGGAATACAAAAGTTTGTAAAAACCGAAGCCAGCTCTGACCTCACAATTATTCCTGACTGCGGGCATGTATGCAACATTGAAAAAGCCGAAACGTTTAACAAAAAGGCTCTTGCATTCTTAAAGGATATCCGAGCGATCCATCAGCAGCAGAACAGAAAAGTTATCTGA
- a CDS encoding alpha/beta fold hydrolase, protein MAFLNGTNGPVYYEVYGEGIPILFTHGASWNHRLWEPQIDALKEEYKVILWDVRGHGKSRCKEDQELNGEIFIQDLIELLDHLSIEKTVLCGLSMGGIISMQTAIMHPERVAGIIAIGAPCSFRFNKYEQMMIPIQRLMFNFIPIKAFARAQGIYFSRYNPSNRLFIEEAVLSLTQKDWSSIWSALTRMDCRERLSTISCPTLILQGEHDIIIRHQQEYMAQTIPGAKWEVIENAAHATNRDNAPRVNELIKNFMTETAGKVRI, encoded by the coding sequence ATGGCTTTCTTAAACGGTACAAACGGTCCTGTCTATTATGAGGTTTACGGAGAAGGGATTCCCATCCTGTTTACTCATGGTGCTTCATGGAATCACCGGCTGTGGGAGCCTCAGATTGATGCATTAAAAGAAGAATATAAAGTCATCCTGTGGGATGTGCGCGGACATGGAAAATCCCGTTGCAAAGAGGACCAGGAGCTTAATGGGGAGATTTTTATCCAGGATCTCATTGAGCTTCTCGATCATCTGTCAATTGAAAAAACTGTTCTATGCGGACTTTCAATGGGTGGCATAATCAGCATGCAGACGGCCATAATGCATCCTGAGCGGGTGGCCGGCATTATTGCCATAGGGGCCCCGTGTTCGTTCAGGTTTAATAAATACGAACAAATGATGATACCCATCCAGAGGCTCATGTTCAACTTTATCCCGATAAAAGCCTTCGCCAGAGCACAAGGGATTTACTTTTCCCGCTACAATCCTTCAAACCGTCTTTTCATCGAAGAAGCTGTATTATCCCTGACGCAAAAAGACTGGTCCAGTATCTGGTCTGCCCTGACCCGGATGGACTGCCGGGAGAGACTGAGTACGATATCCTGTCCCACTCTGATTCTCCAGGGAGAGCATGACATTATCATCAGGCATCAGCAGGAGTATATGGCACAAACCATCCCCGGGGCAAAATGGGAAGTGATTGAAAATGCAGCCCATGCAACGAACCGTGATAATGCCCCGCGGGTAAATGAGCTGATAAAAAACTTCATGACAGAGACAGCTGGTAAAGTGCGGATATAA
- a CDS encoding DUF2621 domain-containing protein: MWFIFLWSILLIGLVSIGGYFMFRKFLKKLPKEDGKSILDWQDYYINETLHLWSDEDKAFLNELVEPVPELFRDVAKGKIAGKIGEFALEEKADEMTEDLIIKGYIAATPKRDHKFLVKKLREKKIDISQYEGYFQQ, encoded by the coding sequence ATGTGGTTTATTTTCTTATGGTCAATCCTGTTAATAGGTCTTGTGTCTATCGGCGGCTATTTTATGTTCAGGAAGTTTCTTAAAAAGTTGCCTAAAGAAGACGGAAAATCGATTCTTGACTGGCAGGATTACTATATTAATGAAACACTTCATTTATGGTCTGATGAAGATAAAGCGTTTTTAAACGAACTCGTAGAACCCGTTCCGGAACTCTTCCGTGACGTTGCCAAAGGAAAGATTGCAGGTAAAATCGGAGAATTTGCTCTTGAGGAAAAAGCAGATGAAATGACAGAGGATTTAATTATTAAAGGGTACATCGCAGCTACACCAAAACGTGATCACAAATTTCTTGTTAAAAAACTACGGGAGAAAAAGATCGATATCAGTCAGTATGAAGGATATTTTCAGCAGTAG
- a CDS encoding CcdC family protein translates to MLGIVFTILAVIMGLFALMIRMRAMKKPANARKIIIPPIAMSTGFLMFVYEPARITPLQFLEAFSVGVLFSILLIKTSKFEVRNNDIYLMRSKAFAFILVGLLLLRVIFKLTFGHQIQVEELAGMFFVLAFGMILPWRIAMLMKFRKVQRTLTDRNTANSMQLQTENPLP, encoded by the coding sequence TTGCTTGGTATTGTTTTTACAATTTTAGCCGTTATTATGGGTCTCTTTGCATTAATGATCCGGATGAGAGCTATGAAAAAGCCCGCAAACGCCCGAAAAATTATTATCCCGCCGATTGCCATGAGCACCGGCTTTTTAATGTTTGTATATGAACCCGCCAGGATTACCCCGTTGCAGTTTTTGGAAGCATTTTCAGTAGGGGTTTTGTTTTCCATCCTGCTTATTAAAACAAGCAAGTTCGAAGTACGCAATAATGATATCTACTTAATGCGCTCAAAAGCGTTTGCTTTTATTCTTGTGGGGCTGCTCTTGCTTCGTGTCATTTTCAAACTGACGTTTGGCCACCAAATCCAGGTTGAAGAGCTTGCAGGAATGTTTTTTGTACTTGCATTTGGAATGATTCTGCCCTGGCGGATTGCCATGCTGATGAAATTCAGAAAAGTTCAAAGAACACTTACCGACCGGAACACGGCAAATTCCATGCAATTGCAGACAGAAAACCCGCTTCCTTAA
- the copZ gene encoding copper chaperone CopZ codes for MKKETILVEGMTCNHCKSAVEGALTNMSGVHAAEVNLKEKNVTVEYDDSTVTIEAMKEEIDDQGYDVK; via the coding sequence ATGAAAAAAGAAACAATTCTTGTAGAAGGTATGACATGCAATCACTGTAAATCAGCTGTAGAAGGGGCATTAACGAACATGTCCGGTGTCCATGCAGCAGAAGTTAATCTTAAAGAAAAAAATGTGACGGTTGAGTATGATGATTCGACTGTAACGATCGAGGCCATGAAAGAAGAGATTGACGACCAGGGCTATGATGTAAAATAA
- a CDS encoding metal-sensitive transcriptional regulator, which yields MMSKKLDIELVPSHTVTRRTSDEKEKLINRMKRIEGQVRGIQRMIEDDRYCIDVLVQLSAISAALKKVGYTLLEDHTRGCVKNAVEQGEGDEAIDELMKVIEQFSRS from the coding sequence ATGATGTCAAAAAAACTGGATATCGAGCTTGTGCCTTCTCATACTGTCACCAGGCGCACGTCCGATGAAAAAGAAAAGCTCATTAACAGAATGAAACGTATTGAAGGCCAGGTAAGAGGGATTCAGAGAATGATCGAGGACGATCGTTACTGCATCGATGTTCTTGTACAGCTTTCTGCTATCAGCGCAGCTTTAAAAAAAGTCGGCTATACGTTGCTGGAAGACCATACCCGGGGTTGCGTAAAAAATGCCGTTGAGCAAGGTGAAGGTGACGAGGCAATCGATGAACTTATGAAAGTTATTGAACAGTTTTCACGCTCATAA
- a CDS encoding SRPBCC family protein: MADLKEEVMIDRPLEEVFSYASNLENSTDVLANVVEVNKLTEGPVREGTQFEEIREFRNRKVGAVLEVVKYQAPNLYSIKSVNKGLEVVYHYVFEDKGSQTRVRFTGEVTATKLSMKLMRPLMVKMLKKEDGEHLISLKRAIEEQYDTES, encoded by the coding sequence TTGGCGGATTTAAAAGAAGAAGTGATGATTGACCGGCCGCTGGAAGAAGTTTTTTCGTATGCAAGTAACCTTGAGAACAGCACAGACGTTTTAGCCAACGTAGTAGAAGTAAACAAGCTCACGGAGGGACCTGTAAGAGAAGGTACCCAATTTGAAGAAATTCGCGAGTTCCGCAACCGCAAAGTCGGTGCTGTACTCGAAGTCGTGAAGTATCAAGCGCCGAACCTATACTCGATTAAAAGTGTTAATAAAGGGCTTGAAGTTGTTTACCATTATGTTTTTGAAGACAAAGGCAGTCAGACCAGGGTAAGGTTCACGGGTGAAGTTACGGCGACGAAGCTTTCAATGAAGCTGATGAGGCCTTTGATGGTGAAGATGCTGAAGAAAGAAGATGGTGAGCATCTGATTAGTTTAAAGAGAGCAATAGAAGAGCAATATGACACTGAAAGTTGA